From a single Hemitrygon akajei chromosome 28, sHemAka1.3, whole genome shotgun sequence genomic region:
- the LOC140717509 gene encoding histone H4, whose product MSGRGKGGKGLGKGGAKRHRKVLRDNIQGITKPAIRRLARRGGVKRISGLIYEETRGVLKVFLENVIRDAVTYTEHAKRKTVTAMDVVYALKRQGRTLYGFGG is encoded by the coding sequence ATGtctggcagagggaaaggaggcaaAGGACTGGGCAAAGGCGGAGCCAAGCGGCACCGTAAAGTGCTCCGTGAtaacatccagggcatcaccaAACCGGCCATCCGCCGTCTGGCTCGCCGTGGCGGCGTCAAGCGGATCTCGGGTCTGATCTACGAGGAGACCCGCGGGGTGTTGAAGGTTTTCCTGGAGAATGTGATCCGGGATGCGGTCACCTACACTGAACACGCCAAGCGCAAGACGGTCACTGCCATGGATGTGGTGTACGCTCTGAAACGCCAGGGCCGCACTCTCTATGGCTTCGGCGGCTGA